CCGGCAATTGCCAACTGACGGAGCATAGCTTCACGATCGACCCGGATCCCCATGGAGGAAACTTCAAAAGCCCCTTTTAAGATCGGGTTCCAGAATAAAATATCGCCATTTAAACCTTTATAACCATTTCCCGTTTCAGTCGACCAGTCGTCATAGTCGGGAGCCCGGCCATCGTGAATTTTGCCATCCGAAAGTTCTCCGCCTATTCCCATGATGAAAACAGCCCCATATTTTTCGGCAATTTTATCTTCCCTTTCTTTGGGCGAGAGATTGGGATACATTTTAAGCAAATCCTCACTCTGGATAAAAGTAATTTGATCGGGAAGCGAAGGTTTTATTTCAGGATAATTTTCACTGATGAAAAATTCAGTCCGCTTGAAACTGCCAAATATTCTCCTGACTACAAGCTTTAAGAAATCCAGGTTGTGTTCCCCGGTCGTGATCACGCGTTCCCAATCCCATTGGTCGACATAAATGGAGTGAAGATTATCCAGTACTTCATCCGGACGTACGGCGTTCATGTCGGTATAAAGTCCAAACCCGGGCTTCATTCCGTAATCTGCCAGTTTCAGTCTTTTCCATTTGGCCAGTGAATGGACTATTTCGGCATTTGCATCGTTCATGTCCTTGATGGCAAATGCTACCGGCCGTTCAACACCATTCAGGTCATCGTTTATTCCGGTGCCTTTAAGTACAAACAAAGGGGCGGTCACTCTTCTCAGGCGCAATTCTGAAGCAAAATCTGTCTGGAAAAAATCTTTTATCAGCTTAATTGCCTGTTCCGTCTTGTTTAATCCCAATAAAGGAGAATAATTTTCAGGGAAATAGATTCCATTCATTGTTTAAAGGATTAGTTGGTTACTGTTAACAATTATAAGATAAAAGTATAAATTTGGTTTCAAATTGCAAAATGATAAACAAAATAATAGCTGTTCTTTATTTGCAAATGCGAACAGCTATTCAGGGTTAAAATTGAGCTGAAAACAGAATACTTCATTCTGTTTTACAGTTGCATAACCTTTTCAAATTGTATATCTCCAACTTTGTGTTCGTGATTGTCGCATACCCTTCCTGAAGGATCGTCATTTTTCTGCCATTTGGGTACCCATTTCAGAACACTGTGTATAGCCGATTGTTCAGGGTAGAATTTTTCAAAAATGGTCCGGTAATAAAAAGCTTCTTTTGTTTTAGGCGTATTGTGGGGGAAACGCTTGGCAGCAGTGGCAAATTCCGCATCGCTGACCTGTTGGTTGCAGTAAGCCACTATTCCGTCAATCCAGCTGTAGCCTACGCCGTCGCTGAATTGCTCTTTTTGCCTCCAAAGAATGTTGTCCGGAAGATAAGGGTTTGCTTGGTCATCAAAGGCTTTTCTAAGCACATATTTTTCAGGTTTTCCTTTGGCCAGGTCTGGTCTTTTATCCTGTGGGCGGATACCCATTGCCACATCGATAAAATGCCTGTCCAGGAAAGGGACACGAACTTCAAGCCCATGAGCCATAGTTGATTTATCTGCCCTCAGGCAATCTGCTGTGGACAGGAGTTTGACCCTTCTGACGCATTCTTTCTGAAATTCATCATCAGAGGGGGCATTGTGAAAATAAAGATAGCCGCCGAAAATCTCATCTGAACCTTCACCCGACAAGACCACCTTAATGCCCATGTCTGTTATGGCTTTGGAAAGGAAATACATGGGAGTACTGGCGCGAATGGTTGTAATATCATAAGTTTCCAGGTGCCAGATGATTTTTTCGATAGCTTTGATCCCTTCTTCAACTGAAAAGTATACATCGTGATGTTCCGTTCCAATAAAATCGGCCACTTCTCTTGCAAACTTCATGTCGGGGGCATCAGGCCCCAGGCCTACAGAAAAGGAATGTAATTTTTGTCCGCTTCCTTTCAGCAGGCGTTGCGTAACAGCCGAGATGATGCTTGAATCCAGCCCTCCGGAAAGAAGAACGCCCAAAGGAACGTCACTCATCAAGCGTTTGCGGGTAGCCTCAACAAGGGCTTCCCTGAGCTTAACGTAGTCAATCGGTTCTTTTGTGGAATTTGGGTTTTCCCAAACAGGGTTGTAGTATTTGACAAATCCGGTTTCACCGGTATAATAGTATCCCGGGGGAAAAGGTTCAAACTGAGTGCACTGATCGGCAAGTGCTTTCATTTCCGATGCAAAATACAGGTTTCCATCTGCATCTTTGCCATAATATAAGGGTTTTACCCCGATAGGATCGCGGGCTACCATAAATTTATCGCCGTCCAGCACGACAAAGGCAAAGTCGCCGTCGAGCAGGTTGCAGAAATCATAGCCATATTCTTCGTAAAGATGAACGATTACTTCGGAATCGCAGGTAGTACGAAATGTATGATGTGCAAGTTGATTATCCCTTATTGCCTGGTGATTGAAAATTTCGCCATTATGCATCACCCAGGCATCGTCACTGCCCTGTATAGGTTGACGGCCGGTACTCAAATCAATAATTGAAAGTCGTTCATGACAAAGTACAGAACCCTTTTTATTCACGAAAATACCACTCTCATCTGGTCCACGATGTCTCATGCGTTTAGAAAGCTTCTGTACTTGGGAAGCATCTTTTTTGCCAATGACTGCCAAAATTCCACACATATTTTAATAATTTAAATATTTACTTTCAATTTAATTACTTAATTTTATGCCAAATTTCATTTTTAAAAGAAGCGAGGGGAAAAATCTATAAACTAAAAATCCTTAATTTAATATTTCTTTCCCGTTCACTTCTAATAATTACAAACTAAAAACAGTACAAAAATACTAATGTAAAAGTAAATTGCAAATAATAATTGCAAAAAAGTACAAAAAAAGAACATTTGCTTATAAATCGTAAGAATAGCTACTTATATTTGATATAAAATTTAAAAATTTGTAAATAAAATGGAAGAAATTTTACAAATCGATAGTTTGGACAGGAAAATTCTCTCAATTATAACCAGAAATGCCAGAACTCCTTTTCTGGAAGTAGGAAGAGAGTGTAATGTTTCTGGTGCAGCAATTCATCAGAGAGTGCAAAGGTTAATTAAGCTCGGGGTCATCACGGGTTCAGAGTTTATCATTGACCCTCAGAAGGTGGGTTATCATACCTGCGCATACATGGGAATTTACCTGGAAAAGGCCAGTTATTACAAGGATGTGGTGAAGAAGCTGGAGCAGATTCCCGAAATAACCGAATGTCATTACACCACTGGCGACTATACGATTTTTATTAAAATTTATGCCAAAGACAATGAGCATATAAAAAATATCATTGCCGATAAACTTCAGTCTATAACAGGAATAAGCAGGACAGAAACTTTTATATCTCTGGAAGAAAGTTTTAAGCGCCAATTACCGATTTAATTTACCTCGAAGATAA
This genomic window from Bacteroidota bacterium contains:
- the asnA gene encoding aspartate--ammonia ligase, whose translation is MNGIYFPENYSPLLGLNKTEQAIKLIKDFFQTDFASELRLRRVTAPLFVLKGTGINDDLNGVERPVAFAIKDMNDANAEIVHSLAKWKRLKLADYGMKPGFGLYTDMNAVRPDEVLDNLHSIYVDQWDWERVITTGEHNLDFLKLVVRRIFGSFKRTEFFISENYPEIKPSLPDQITFIQSEDLLKMYPNLSPKEREDKIAEKYGAVFIMGIGGELSDGKIHDGRAPDYDDWSTETGNGYKGLNGDILFWNPILKGAFEVSSMGIRVDREAMLRQLAIAGAEDRKELYFHRRLLNNELPLSIGGGIGQSRLCMFFLKKAHIGEIQSSIWPEKMVQEFEKHNVILL
- the asnB gene encoding asparagine synthase B translates to MCGILAVIGKKDASQVQKLSKRMRHRGPDESGIFVNKKGSVLCHERLSIIDLSTGRQPIQGSDDAWVMHNGEIFNHQAIRDNQLAHHTFRTTCDSEVIVHLYEEYGYDFCNLLDGDFAFVVLDGDKFMVARDPIGVKPLYYGKDADGNLYFASEMKALADQCTQFEPFPPGYYYTGETGFVKYYNPVWENPNSTKEPIDYVKLREALVEATRKRLMSDVPLGVLLSGGLDSSIISAVTQRLLKGSGQKLHSFSVGLGPDAPDMKFAREVADFIGTEHHDVYFSVEEGIKAIEKIIWHLETYDITTIRASTPMYFLSKAITDMGIKVVLSGEGSDEIFGGYLYFHNAPSDDEFQKECVRRVKLLSTADCLRADKSTMAHGLEVRVPFLDRHFIDVAMGIRPQDKRPDLAKGKPEKYVLRKAFDDQANPYLPDNILWRQKEQFSDGVGYSWIDGIVAYCNQQVSDAEFATAAKRFPHNTPKTKEAFYYRTIFEKFYPEQSAIHSVLKWVPKWQKNDDPSGRVCDNHEHKVGDIQFEKVMQL
- a CDS encoding Lrp/AsnC ligand binding domain-containing protein, with translation MEEILQIDSLDRKILSIITRNARTPFLEVGRECNVSGAAIHQRVQRLIKLGVITGSEFIIDPQKVGYHTCAYMGIYLEKASYYKDVVKKLEQIPEITECHYTTGDYTIFIKIYAKDNEHIKNIIADKLQSITGISRTETFISLEESFKRQLPI